The following are from one region of the Apostichopus japonicus isolate 1M-3 chromosome 17, ASM3797524v1, whole genome shotgun sequence genome:
- the LOC139984061 gene encoding uncharacterized protein, whose translation MASTTPLNDLAENFFLCSVCLDQFKEPKLLPCLHRFCRDCLKTVIQTSQDGKVKCPLCKQGYVIPENGVDDFKTDFHMKSMLEFVNLQKLFENENVKKCVSCSENTKVFAYCFKCRDFLCDPCYMVHVNSKMFTEHQTHILKLDNVETRSLTLEKLSTLTEDPRCHIHINNKAQLCCCTCRHVPVCIVCIYSKHKGHDVQDVSELANSEREFLKPKLAELNKHNDKLNDLANKIQTTTQKLNENAEKKTHKLINQHKKQTQKIKYKLDERTEVRKRGLEDIESRRRDKDGRITMNLEKELSQVREKYDKIRKKVKRQYDDEKEEFNHKCDETEGPLITKLDILNVSLKDLITAKDLRVQQNKDKLKQMSDYYDTIFQRYVNFTATTSSILASKNNWTDVQCIPDIRAACEPLMAEMKKDFPELESLSDFFISDITDVFKDNVTIAQHKESIVDIAGIKATHWSISGITSSGDGHIVMTGRASTGYSHITVVNRKGEIQRQDKLKNDLGMFNAWRYCCSLSEFKVITVCSSDNIGIYDVREGAFSKKKIRDVITKWPFDRYVKCVTTDSVTSHIIVGTNSRDVYVFTDKLIYSHMITLPDVIDGALDITVHRGYLLVCCYYSDKAYAVTMEESESKLMYEFTKPDLGGYDWSSHSVCIDKNEFIYMLWFTGTSHQRRCILVQYSQDGRQILTRRVDNDASCVTTLERDGTEKLLLATSTSGKMCTYGLVVT comes from the coding sequence ATGGCCTCAACAACTCCACTTAATGACCTGGCAGAGAACTTCTTTCTGTGTTCTGTTTGTTTGGATCAATTTAAAGAACCGAAGCTgttaccatgtcttcatcgatTTTGCAGGGATTGCTTAAAAACAGTTATTCAAACGAGCCAAGATGGGAAGGTTAAATGTCCATTATGTAAACAGGGTTATGTCATACCAGAAAATGGGGTAGATGATTTCAAGACCgactttcatatgaagagtaTGCTTGAGTTTGTAAACTtgcaaaaattgtttgaaaatgaaaatgtcaagAAATGTGTGAGCTGTTCAGAAAATACAAAAGTGTTTGCATACTGTTTTAAGTGTAGAGACTTCTTATGTGATCCATGTTACATGGTTCACGTGAAcagtaaaatgtttacagaacaccaaactcacattttgaaattGGATAATGTTGAGACCAGGAGCCTAACACTGGAGAAACTATCGACACTTACGGAAGATCCCAGGTGCCACATACACATAAACAATAAAGCACAGTTATGTTGCTGTACGTGCCGACATGTACCAGTATGCATagtctgtatatatagtaaacacaaaggtcatgacGTACAAGACGTATCTGAACTAGCTAATAGTGAAAGGGAATTTTTGAAACCAAAACTTGCTGAACTAAACAAGCACAATGACAAACTAAACGACTTAGCAAACAAAATTCAAACTACCACGCAGAAGCTGAACGAAAATGCCGAGAAAAAGACACACAAGTTGATAAATCAGCACAAAAAACAGACGCAGAAGATTAAATATAAACTTGACGAAAGAACTGAAGTACGAAAAAGAGGTTTAGAGGATATAGAAAGCAGAAGAAGAGATAAAGACGGTCGCATTACAATGAATTTGGAAAAGGAATTAAGCCAAGTAAGagagaaatatgataaaatcaGGAAGAAAGTGAAAAGACAATATGACGACGAGAAGGAAGAGTTTAATCATAAATGTGATGAAACTGAGGGCCCACTCATTACAAAACTTGATATCTTAAATGTTTCCTTAAAGGATTTAATAACAGCAAAAGACCTGCGTGTtcagcaaaataaagataaactgAAACAAATGTCAGATTACTATGACACGATTTTTCAACGATACGTGAACTTTACAGCAACGACCTCATCTATTCTTGCTTCTAAAAACAATTGGACAGACGTTCAGTGTATTCCTGATATTAGAGCAGCCTGTGAACCTCTGATGGCAGAAATGAAAAAAGACTTTCCAGAGttagaatctttatctgatttctTTATCAGTGATATAACGGATGTTTTTAAAGACAATGTCACGATTGCTCAGCATAAAGAGTCAATTGTTGATATTGCAGGAATCAAAGCTACGCATTGGTCGATCAGTGGTATTACAAGCAGCGGAGATGGCCACATCGTCATGACTGGTAGGGCATCTACAGGGTACTCGCACATCACTGTGGTCAACAGGAAAGGGGAAATACAACGGCAAGATAAGCTTAAGAATGATTTGGGCATGTTCAATGCATGGCGTTATTGCTGTTCTTTATCAGAGTTCAAAGTTATAACAGTGTGTAGCTCTGACAACATCGGCATTTACGATGTACGTGAGGGTGCATTTAGCAAGAAGAAAATTCGTGATGTCATTACCAAGTGGCCATTTGATCGGTACGTGAAGTGTGTAACGACTGATTCTGTGACGAGTCATATTATTGTTGGTACTAACAGCAGAGATGTGTATGTATTTACTGATAAGCTGATTTACAGTCACATGATTACCCTACCAGATGTAATCGATGGAGCTTTGGATATCACTGTACACAGAGGTTATCTCCTTGTATGTTGCTACTATAGTGATAAAGCATATGCAGTCACCATGGAGGAATCAGAGAGTAAGCTAATGTATGAATTCACCAAACCAGACCTCGGTGGATACGACTGGAGTTCTCACAGTGTCTGCATAGACAAGAACGAGTTCATATACATGTTATGGTTTACAGGCACCTCACATCAGCGGAGATGTATCCTGGTACAATACAGTCAGGATGGTCGACAGATATTGACACGAAGAGTAGATAATGACGCTAGCTGTGTGACAACGCTAGAAAGGGATGGAACGGAAAAACTTTTATTAGCAACATCGACTTCAGGGAAAATGTGCACGTACGGTCTAGTAGTGACGTAG
- the LOC139984063 gene encoding uncharacterized protein yields the protein MASTFPLKDLAENFFLCSVCLGQFKEPKLLPCLHRYCRDCLKTVIQASHDGTVKCPLCQQDYVIPENGVDDFKTDFHMKRMLEFVNLQKLFEDENVKQCVSCSENTKVSVYCFKCRNFLCDPCYNVHVNGQMFTDHQTHILKLDNVEARNLTLEKLSTLTEAPRCHIHMKKEAKLCCSTCRYVPVCIECIYSKHKGHDLQDVSELANSEREVLEAKLAELNKHRDKLYDLPNKIKTTTQKLNENAEKKTHKLINQHKKQTQEIIGKLKECTKIRTRGLEEIESRRRNKEGQMTINLEIELCKVRDKYDQIENNLKRQYDDEYEEFNLKCDKTEDALIFKLDSLNVFLKDLITTKDLGVQQNKDKLKQMSDYHDTIIQRYVNFTATTSSILASKDDWTDAQCIPDIRVACEPLIEELKKDYPELESLSDFFISDITDDFKENVTIAQHEESVVDIAGIKAKHWSINGITSSGDGNIVITGMASSRYSHITVVNRKGEIQRQDNPKSYKGIRNVCLLSEFKVMIVGKSEIIGIYDVRDGALSEKKTLKFITRCVTCVTTDPVNNHIIVGTSSRYVYVYTDQLIYSHKITLPDEFDMALDITVHRGYLLVCCYYSDNAYAFTT from the coding sequence ATGGCTTCGACATTTCCTCTCAAAGACCTGGCAGagaacttctttctttgttctgtttGCTTGGGTCAATTTAAAGAACCGAAGCTgttaccatgtcttcatcgatatTGCAGGGATTGCTTAAAAACAGTTATTCAAGCCAGCCATGATGGGACGGTTAAATGTCCATTATGTCAACAGGATTATGTCATACCAGAAAATGGAGTTGATGATTTCAAGACTGACTTTCATATGAAGCGTATGCTTGAGTTTGTAAACTTGCAAAAATTGTTTGAAGATGAGAATGTAAAACAATGTGTGAGTTGTTCAGAAAATACAAAAGTGTCTGTATACTGCTTTAAGTGTAGAAACTTCTTATGTGATCCATGTTACAATGTTCACGTGAACGGTCAAATGTTTACAGATCACCAAACTCATATTCTGAAATTGGATAATGTTGAAGCCAGGAACCTAACACTGGAGAAACTATCGACACTTACGGAAGCTCCCAGGTGCCACATACACATGAAAAAAGAGGCAAAGTTATGTTGCTCTACGTGCCGATATGTACCAGTATGCATagaatgtatatatagtaaacacaaaggtcatgacctTCAAGACGTATCTGAACTAGCAAATAGTGAAAGAGAAGTTTTGGAAGCAAAACTTGCTGAACTAAACAAACACAGAGACAAACTATACGACTtaccaaacaaaattaaaactacGACGCAGAAGCTGAACGAAAATGCCGAGAAAAAGACACACAAGTTAATAAATCAGCACAAGAAACAGACACAAGAGATTATTGGTAAACTTAAAGAATGTACTAAAATACGAACAAGAGGCTTAGAGGAAATAGAaagcagaagaagaaataaagaaggTCAGATGACTATTAACTTGGAAATTGAATTATGCAAAGTTAGAGATAAGTATGATCAAATTGAGAATAATTTGAAAAGACAATATGACGACGAATACGAGGAGTTTAATCTGAAATGTGATAAAACTGAGGACGCACTCATTTTCAAACTTGATAGCTTAAATGTCTTCCTAAAGGAtttaataacaacaaaagaCCTGGGTGTtcagcaaaataaagataaactgAAACAAATGTCAGATTATCATGACACAATTATTCAACGATACGTGAACTTTACAGCAACGACCTCATCTATTCTTGCTTCTAAGGACGATTGGACAGATGCTCAGTGTATCCCTGACATAAGAGTTGCATGTGAACCTCTGATAGAAGAATTGAAAAAAGACTATCCAGAGttagaatctttatctgatttctTTATCAGTGATATTACAGATGATTTTAAAGAAAACGTTACGATTGCTCAGCATGAAGAGTCAGTAGTTGATATTGCAGGAATCAAAGCAAAGCATTGGTCGATTAATGGTATTACAAGCAGCGGAGACGGCAATATCGTCATAACTGGCATGGCATCTTCAAGGTACTCGCACATCACTGTGGTCAACAGGAAAGGGGAAATACAACGCCAGGATAACCCAAAGAGTTATAAGGGCATTCGCAATGTATGTCTGTTATCAGAGTTCAAAGTTATGATAGTTGGTAAGTCTGAAATCATCGGCATTTACGATGTGCGTGATGGTGCACTTAGCGAGAAGAAAACTCTTAAGTTCATTACTAGGTGTGTGACTTGTGTAACTACTGATCCTGTGAATAATCATATTATTGTAGGTACCAGCAGCagatatgtgtatgtatatactgaTCAGTTGATTTACAGTCACAAGATTACCCTACCAGATGAATTCGATATGGCTTTGGATATCACAGTACACAGAGGTTATCTCCTTGTATGTTGCTACTATAGTGATAACGCATATGCATTCACCACGTAG
- the LOC139984062 gene encoding uncharacterized protein isoform X2, producing the protein MASTTPLKDLAENFFLCSVCLNQFREPKLLPCLHRYCRDCLNTVIQASQDGTVKCPLCQQDCVIPENGVDDFKSDFHMKSMLEFMNLQKSFKNENVKQCVSCSGNTKVFAYCFKCRDFLCDQCYMVHVNNKMFTDHQTHILKLDNVESRNLTLEKLITLTEDPRCHIHMKKEAQLCCCTCRHVPVCVVCIYSKHKGHDLQDVSVLANSERELLEPKLAELNKHRDKLYDLPNKIKTYTQKLIENAEKKTQKLKNQHKKQTQKINDKLDECDEVRKNGLKDIESMRRDTDGQITKQLEEELNQVRGKYDKIRKKVKRQYDDKFEEFNQKCDKTEGALISKLDSLNVCLKDLITTKDLCVKTNKDELKEMADYCEKIIQRCENFTATTSSILASKDDWTVAQCFPDIRAACEPLIKEMEKEYTDLELLSDFVISDITEVIKDNFTIAHNEESVVKIEGKETEDMLISGITSSGDGNFVITGKASGRDSHITLVNRKGVIQRQEILKNKGNIREWRYCCSLSEFKVITVCDSEMGIYDVRVGSFDKETSIDVNSEGPRRRQVSCVTTDPVNNHIIVGTYSRDVYVFTDQLNYSHKFTLPDVLNGALDITVHRGNLLVCCSGSDRAYAVSMEETKSKLMYKFTKPGLDRCLPCSICCDKNDFIYVLWITNINRPERGILVQYSQDGRQLLTKRTFYEDVTYVTPLEEDGTVILVIIALTKKLYKLRYTTD; encoded by the coding sequence ATGGCTTCGACGACTCCTCTCAAAGACTTGGCAGAGAACTTCTTTCTGTGTTCTGTTTGTTTGAATCAATTTAGAGAACCAAAGCTgttaccatgtcttcatcgatatTGCAGGGATTGCTTGAATACGGTTATTCAAGCCAGCCAAGATGGGACGGTTAAGTGTCCATTATGTCAACAGGATTGTGTAATACCAGAAAATGGAGTAGATGATTTCAAGTCtgactttcatatgaagagtaTGCTTGAGTTTATGAACCTGCAAAAATcgtttaaaaatgaaaatgttaaacaATGTGTGAGTTGTTCAGGAAATACAAAAGTGTTTGCATACTGCTTTAAGTGTAGAGACTTCTTATGTGACCAATGTTACATGGTTCACGTGAACAATAAAATGTTCACAGACCACCAAACTCACATTCTGAAATTAGATAATGTTGAGTCCAGAAACCTAACACTGGAGAAACTAATCACACTTACCGAGGATCCCAGGTGCCACATACACATGAAAAAAGAGGCACAGTTATGTTGCTGTACGTGCCGACATGTACCAGTATGCGTagtctgtatatatagtaaacacaaaggtcatgacctaCAAGACGTATCTGTACTAGCAAACAGTGAAAGGGAACTTTTGGAACCAAAActtgctgagctaaacaaacaCAGAGACAAACTATACGATTtaccaaacaaaattaaaacttacACTCAGAAGCTAATCGAAAATGCCGAGAAAAAGACACAAAAGTTGAAAAATCAGCACAAGAAACAGACGCAGAAGATAAATGATAAACTTGACGAATGTGATGAAGTACGAAAAAATGGCCTGAAGGATATAGAAAGCATGAGAAGAGATACAGACGGTCAGATTACCAAACAGTTAGAAGAGGAATTAAACCAAGTAAGaggaaaatatgataaaattagGAAAAAAGTGAAAAGACAATATGACGACAAATTCGAGGAGTTTAATCAAAAATGTGATAAAACTGAGGGCGCACTCATTAGCAAACTTGATAGCTTAAATGTCTGCCTTAAAGATTTAATAACAACCAAAGATTTGtgtgtaaaaacaaataaagatgAGCTGAAAGAAATGGCAGATTATTGTGAAAAGATTATTCAACGATGCGAGAACTTCACAGCAACGACCTCATCAATTCTTGCTTCTAAAGACGATTGGACAGTCGCTCAGTGTTTTCCTGATATTAGAGCAGCGTGTGAACCTCTgataaaagaaatggaaaaagaatATACAGACTTAGAACTTTTATCTGATTTTGTTATCAGTGACATAACGGAGGTAATTAAAGACAACTTCACGATTGCTCATAATGAAGAGTCAGTTGTAAAAATTGAAGGAAAAGAAACTGAGGATATGTTGATTAGTGGTATAACAAGCAGTGGCGATGGCAATTTTGTCATAACTGGTAAGGCATCTGGACGAGACTCGCACATAACTTTGGTTAATAGAAAAGGGGTAATACAACGGCAGGAAATACTCAAGAATAAGGGCAATATCCGTGAGTGGCGTTATTGCTGTTCTTTGTCAGAGTTCAAAGTTATAACAGTTTGTGATTCTGAAATGGGCATTTACGATGTACGTGTTGGTTCATTTGACAAGGAGACAAGTATTGACGTCAATTCCGAGGGGCCGCGTCGTCGGCAAGTGAGTTGTGTAACTACTGATCCTGTGAATAATCATATTATTGTTGGTACTTACAGCAGAGATGTGTATGTATTTACTGATCAGTTGAATTACAGTCACAAGTTTACCCTACCAGATGTACTCAATGGGGCTTTGGATATCACTGTACACAGAGGTAATCTCCTTGTTTGTTGCAGCGGTAGTGATAGAGCATATGCAGTCAGCATGGAGGAAACAAAGAGTAAGCTGATGTATAAATTCACTAAACCAGGTCTCGATCGATGCTTGCCTTGCAGTATCTGTTGCGACAAGAACGATTTTATTTACGTGTTATGGATTACAAACATCAATCGTCCCGAGAGAGGTATCCTAGTACAGTACAGCCAGGATGGCCGACAGTTACTTACAAAAAGAACATTTTATGAGGACGTTACCTATGTGACACCATTAGAAGAAGATGGGACGGTAATCCTTGTAATTATAGCACTTACTAAGAAACTGTACAAGTTGCGGTATACAACCGACTAA